A stretch of the Chelonoidis abingdonii isolate Lonesome George chromosome 11, CheloAbing_2.0, whole genome shotgun sequence genome encodes the following:
- the MYADM gene encoding myeloid-associated differentiation marker, which translates to MPIQRAKSVGNTQALTSQVGIIRLLEALFACVTFSLVVHQGGWEDRSGDWCMFCWCFCFAMTLLVLLVEFVGLQHRMPVSWKNFPITFAMYATLMCLSASVIYPVTYIQHKAPSGKTKDYRIAATVFSCLTCLAYSMEVTMTRAKPGEVTGYMASVPGLLKVVETFVACIIFVFISDPVSYDHHEGLKWCLAVYCICFILSLVVIVLCIGECTGWLPCAFNKFLSGYTLLAVLMYATATVIWPIYNFDSKQRGQPRRPSSCSTSRSFCPWDKLVAIAVLTAINLLVYLADLVYSARLIFIQA; encoded by the coding sequence ATGCCGATCCAGCGTGCCAAGTCCGTGGGCAACACACAGGCCCTGACCTCGCAGGTGGGCATCATCCGCCTGTTGGAGGCGCTTTTCGCCTGCGTCACCTTCAGCCTGGTGGTGCACCAAGGGGGTTGGGAAGACCGCAGTGGTGACTGGTGCATGTTCTGCTGGTGCTTCTGCTTTGCCATGacgctgctggtgctgctggtggAGTTCGTCGGGCTCCAGCACCGCATGCCCGTCTCCTGGAAGAACTTTCCCATCACCTTCGCCATGTACGCCACCCTCATGTGCCTTTCGGCCTCCGTCATTTACCCGGTCACCTACATCCAGCACAAAGCCCCCTCTGGCAAAACCAAGGACTACCGCATCGCTGCCACCGTCTTCTCCTGCCTCACCTGCCTGGCCTACTCGATGGAGGTGACCATGACCCGGGCCAAGCCAGGCGAGGTAACGGGCTACATGGCCTCCGTGCCCGGGCTGCTGAAGGTGGTAGAGACCTTCGTGGCCTGCATCATCTTTGTCTTCATCAGTGACCCGGTCTCCTATGACCACCACGAGGGGCTGAAGTGGTGCCTGGCCGTCTACTGCATCTGCTTCATCCTCTCGCTGGTGGTCATCGTGCTGTGCATCGGAGAGTGCACCGGCTGGCTGCCCTGCGCCTTCAATAAGTTCCTAAGTGGCTACACGCTGCTGGCCGTGCTCATGTACGCCACGGCCACCGTCATCTGGCCCATCTACAACTTCGACAGCAAGCAGCGTGGTCAGCCGCGCCGGCCCTccagctgcagcaccagcagaAGCTTCTGCCCCTGGGATAAGTTGGTGGCCATTGCCGTGCTGACGGCCATCAACCTGCTGGTCTACCTGGCCGACCTGGTGTATTCTGCCCGGCTCATCTTCATCCAGGCCTAG